A stretch of the Erinaceus europaeus chromosome 1, mEriEur2.1, whole genome shotgun sequence genome encodes the following:
- the SLPI gene encoding antileukoproteinase, whose product MKSSSLFPLGLLILGILAPWAVEGDVKAVKGGACPKKIFAQCLRYEYPECQTDWQCEGKKKCCDGICGIKCLDPVSTQNSVKVKPGKCPEVHGECYMLNPPNYCESDGHCVDNLKCCKGMCGKTCIPPVKGDSSKQKTGK is encoded by the exons ATGAAGTCCAGCAGCCTCTTCCCCCTTGGTCTTCTTATCCTGGGAATCCTAGCACCTTGGGCCGTGGAAGGTGATGTAAAAG CTGTGAAAGGTGGAGCCTGCCCAAAGAAAATATTTGCCCAGTGCTTGCGCTATGAGTACCCAGAGTGCCAGACTGACTGGCAGTGTGAAGGCAAGAAGAAATGCTGTGATGGTATTTGTGGAATCAAGTGCCTGGACCCTGTTAGCACCCAGAACTCAG TTAAGGTAAAGCCTGGGAAGTGCCCAGAGGTGCATGGAGAATGTTACATGCTTAACCCTCCCAACTACTGTGAATCAGATGGCCACTGTGTGGACAACCTCAAGTGCTGCAAGGGCATGTGTGGAAAAACCTGCATCCCCCCTGTGAAAG gaGATTCTTCCAAGCAGAAAACAGGGAAATGA